One Candidatus Eisenbacteria bacterium genomic window carries:
- a CDS encoding lysophospholipase encodes MRHIEFKLRAKDGVKLHARRWEPEQEPIGVVCLIHGVGEHSGRYFSMAHHLAGRGYALLAIDLRGHGKSEGKRGHISNYAALMDDVTILLNEGSRSYPQRPFFLYGQSMGGNLVINHALRRHPLLRGVIASSPMLRTVFEPPSWKKLLARYIGRLLPAMPLTNEVKARDLSRDEEIIRKYKTDPLVHDRLTLRFYKVLQAGTWAIEHAAELSMPMLIMHGDSDRITSLQASRTFAERAGDSCTLKVWEGYYHEVHNEPGKEQVLDYVAGWLASRS; translated from the coding sequence ATGCGGCACATCGAATTCAAATTGAGGGCGAAAGACGGCGTTAAACTCCACGCCCGGAGATGGGAACCGGAACAGGAACCCATTGGAGTCGTTTGTCTCATTCATGGAGTCGGAGAACACAGCGGACGCTACTTTTCAATGGCTCATCATCTGGCTGGCCGGGGGTATGCCCTTTTGGCCATTGATCTGCGCGGACACGGCAAATCGGAAGGGAAGCGCGGACACATATCGAATTATGCCGCGCTGATGGACGATGTCACAATTCTCCTGAATGAAGGGAGCCGGTCCTATCCACAACGCCCGTTTTTCCTTTATGGCCAGAGCATGGGTGGAAATCTGGTCATCAATCACGCTCTTCGCCGTCATCCCCTGCTGAGGGGGGTGATCGCATCATCGCCGATGCTGCGCACGGTCTTTGAACCTCCCTCCTGGAAAAAACTCCTCGCTAGGTACATAGGTCGCCTGCTGCCGGCGATGCCCCTGACCAACGAGGTCAAGGCCCGGGATCTGTCGCGTGATGAGGAGATCATCAGGAAGTACAAAACCGACCCGCTGGTACACGATCGGCTCACGCTTCGCTTCTACAAAGTACTGCAGGCGGGAACTTGGGCGATCGAGCACGCGGCCGAGCTTTCCATGCCCATGCTGATCATGCACGGCGACTCAGACCGCATCACGTCTCTGCAAGCCAGCCGCACTTTCGCAGAGAGAGCCGGGGATTCCTGTACCCTGAAAGTTTGGGAAGGCTATTACCACGAGGTCCACAACGAACCGGGGAAGGAGCAGGTGCTCGACTACGTGGCCGGGTGGCTGGCAAGCAGGTCATAA